A stretch of Oryza brachyantha chromosome 4, ObraRS2, whole genome shotgun sequence DNA encodes these proteins:
- the LOC102712986 gene encoding uncharacterized protein LOC102712986 isoform X1 yields MAGSGTVCAMCGDVGFPDKLFQCARCRYRFQHSYCTNYYGDAAPASAGSDMCDWCLGDVAGKARYSSAAGTKLQGAGSQESSTTSSSSAGRGSKASAGDQESGRRGAKAAGRSPARPDRWSTGAHRYRGRR; encoded by the exons ATGGCTGGCTCCGGCACCGTCTGCGCCATGTGCGGCGACGTGGGCTTCCCCGACAAGCTCTTCCAGTGCGCGCGCTGCCGCTACCGCTTCCAGCACTC CTACTGCACGAACTACtacggcgacgcggcgcccGCCTCGGCCGGCTCCGACATGTGCGACTGGTGCCTCGGCGACGTCGCCGggaaggcgaggtactcgtcGGCGGCTGGGACGAAGCTGCAGGGCGCCGGCAGCCAGGAGTCGTCCACGACGTCGAGCTCCTCCGCCGGGAGGGGCAGCAAGGCCAGCGCCGGCGACCAGGAAAGCGGGCGGCGAGGGGCCAAGGCGGCCGGCCGCAG CCCCGCACGGCCGGATCGATGGAGTACAGGTGCTCATCGGTACCGTGGCCGGCGTTAG
- the LOC102703679 gene encoding probable plastid-lipid-associated protein 11, chloroplastic produces the protein MAPLVSHSHAAAQILAPLPRGNRRLAPAPPPAAAGFLRGLFPSRAPRPPPAKDDLLRLIADQRRGLDTQSDPARLPDIVSCIDALAASAPGADTVSDADKLSGTWRLLWTTEQEQLFIVRNAPFFRTAAGDVLQVIDVPGGALNNVITFPPAGAFVVNGSIEIQPPQRVNFRFTRAVLRGNNWEVPFPPFGKGWFDTVYLDNEIRVAKDIRGDYLVVERAPYSWNE, from the exons ATGGCGCCACTGGTCTCCCACTCGCACGCAGCCGCGCAAATTCTCGCGCCGCTCCCGCGCGGCAACCGACGCCTCgctcccgcgccgccccctgccgccgccggcttcctCCGCGGCCTCTTCCCCTCCCGCGCCCCGCgccctccgccagcgaaggaTGATCTCCTCCGCCTCATCGCCGACCAACGCCGTGGCCTGGACACCCAGTCCGACCCCGCCCGCCTCCCGGACATCGTCTCCTGCAtcgacgccctcgccgcctccgcgcccggAGCAGACACCGTCTCCGACGCCGACAAGCTTTCCGGTACGTGGCGCCTCCTCTGGACCACCGAGCAGGAGCAGCTCTTCATCGTTCGCAACGCCCCCTTCttccgcaccgccgccggcgatgtgCTCCAGGTAATCGACGTCCCCGGTGGTGCTCTCAACAACGTGATCACCTTCCCGCCCGCCGGCGCGTTCGTCGTTAACGGCTCCATCGAGATTCAGCCGCCCCAACGAGTCAATTTTAG GTTTACGCGCGCTGTGTTGAGAGGGAACAATTGGGAGGTCCCTTTTCCGCCCTTTGGGAAAGGATG GTTTGACACCGTCTATTTGGACAATGAAATCCGTGTAGCAAAGGACATAAGAGGGGACTATTTAGTTGTTGAACGTGCTCCATATTCATGGAATGAATAG
- the LOC102712986 gene encoding uncharacterized protein LOC102712986 isoform X2: MAGSGTVCAMCGDVGFPDKLFQCARCRYRFQHSYCTNYYGDAAPASAGSDMCDWCLGDVAGKARYSSAAGTKLQGAGSQESSTTSSSSAGRGSKASAGDQESGRRGAKAAGRRYKLLKDVLC, translated from the exons ATGGCTGGCTCCGGCACCGTCTGCGCCATGTGCGGCGACGTGGGCTTCCCCGACAAGCTCTTCCAGTGCGCGCGCTGCCGCTACCGCTTCCAGCACTC CTACTGCACGAACTACtacggcgacgcggcgcccGCCTCGGCCGGCTCCGACATGTGCGACTGGTGCCTCGGCGACGTCGCCGggaaggcgaggtactcgtcGGCGGCTGGGACGAAGCTGCAGGGCGCCGGCAGCCAGGAGTCGTCCACGACGTCGAGCTCCTCCGCCGGGAGGGGCAGCAAGGCCAGCGCCGGCGACCAGGAAAGCGGGCGGCGAGGGGCCAAGGCGGCCGGCCGCAGGTACAAGCTGCTCAAGGACGTCTTGTGTTAG